One Ignavibacterium sp. DNA segment encodes these proteins:
- a CDS encoding PorV/PorQ family protein, producing the protein MKLSNKSSVFVFLCICLLTVKIFSQSGMAENDIERAGQSGWQFLKINGDSRQAALGGAFTVVSDGDANSVFGNPASLSDIENFDFQVNVLEWIADINYQSLAAGYRLGDYGVVGVSLAMLDYGDIPETINAPSSSGGTSTLITGKTFSANDFVVGFTYAKKITENLSVGGSVRYMEQHIAELSMSNWSLDIGTLYYTGFRSLRIAITARNFGPDSRFGGWSEEYQIESDYVRMPLDFRAGIAMDFFDEPGSHHLLTTIFEGNHPNDGKEKFHFGLSYAFDKMFFLRAGYKLNYDVQRFTFGAGINYLIGSTRGTINYAYVDFGELTQVHTFSLGFSF; encoded by the coding sequence ATGAAATTATCAAATAAAAGTTCAGTATTTGTATTCTTGTGCATTTGTTTGCTCACTGTGAAAATATTTTCCCAATCAGGAATGGCCGAAAATGATATTGAACGAGCAGGACAATCAGGGTGGCAGTTTTTAAAGATAAATGGTGATTCCAGACAAGCAGCTCTAGGGGGAGCATTTACTGTCGTATCTGATGGAGACGCAAATTCTGTTTTTGGTAATCCAGCATCACTTTCCGATATAGAAAATTTTGATTTTCAGGTTAATGTATTAGAGTGGATTGCGGATATTAATTATCAATCTCTTGCTGCAGGGTACAGGCTAGGAGATTATGGTGTTGTGGGCGTTAGTCTTGCAATGCTTGATTACGGAGATATTCCTGAAACCATTAATGCTCCCTCCAGTAGTGGCGGGACCTCTACTTTAATAACTGGTAAAACTTTTTCTGCTAATGATTTTGTTGTTGGTTTCACTTATGCAAAAAAGATAACCGAAAATTTATCTGTCGGAGGCAGTGTTAGATATATGGAGCAGCATATTGCTGAGCTCTCAATGAGTAATTGGTCTTTGGATATTGGTACCTTATACTATACTGGTTTTAGGAGTTTACGTATTGCAATAACTGCAAGAAATTTTGGACCGGATTCACGATTCGGAGGTTGGAGCGAAGAATACCAGATAGAATCTGATTACGTTAGAATGCCTTTAGACTTTAGAGCTGGAATTGCAATGGATTTTTTTGATGAACCGGGAAGTCACCACTTATTGACTACAATTTTTGAAGGTAATCATCCAAATGATGGAAAAGAGAAATTTCATTTTGGATTAAGTTATGCTTTCGACAAGATGTTTTTTTTAAGAGCTGGCTATAAACTGAACTATGATGTACAAAGGTTTACTTTTGGTGCAGGTATTAATTATTTGATAGGTTCAACTAGAGGGACAATTAATTATGCATATGTTGATTTTGGTGAACTTACACAAGTTCACACTTTTTCACTGGGATTTTCTTTTTAA
- a CDS encoding TonB-dependent receptor, with translation MNISPKNKKIKSLSLLFLLMVYPVICFAGNTGKIAGRVTDKNNGEPLVGANIYIQELNTGAATDMNGEYYILNISPGSYTITVSMVGYAKISKSNVSVIIDRTTTVDFILETTLIEVEGVLIVAERPVIDKDLTASEQIVTGNILEKSGAKSIHDALVRLPGIIEDNSNLAWQRGSTKGYIRGSSNVQAVVMVDNLSVNSGLVSDNYTGFNTSTIEQISVLTGGYNAEYGEGRSAVVNIISKEAPKGIHGTLITRMRPAGVYHFGRNMYSTENNDYKSTGIDYWTQQSQDVNSRFYQKNPDSLLNAWREQTTPNDALGKYAERPEYEYEGTLYGSLTEDFSFLASGRFKQGVGIFPQAIPYNPEFNIQGYFNYKFSPEFKIRIGGFVGGYESADYTSSNLNTSEMGQEAGWLAPMRIDEQYARAKYNLFGAPFRQWPELRRWYQFYGKATHVVNNQSFYDLTFSYLKDNLDRSDRDDRVPDSLWLSDVVSMHPRYTLQAYYHTWTKINTESFQLKVDYTNQITKIHNLKTGFTFKVFDFYYENYAAESKSNRVNLMNVFDGNPYEGNFYIQDKIEFPGLVVNVGLRADFFNQNRNAPINMFDPLAFQIGTPGHDPGAPLGIPGTPEKERTKLQMAIAPRLGISHPISDRAVLHFVYGHFYQRPSWTKMFGFPFVNYATARDSVLNPYAKQTTYMDEWQGYYGNPKLGYEKTIQYELGVDYNIGDVLKLDLTGYYKDGSREADVITGVYAATYTATKALMVSNSGYSDVRGIETKIDSRFDGIFNFGLSHEVYWSFNGEVGYRRLYEPGSQSINVPKGLRQESGAWGNYHRIKGWLNLFIDKNEGPEIFGIKPFSNLNVFMNFWWRSGDPYTYHAPGDISTEPNNMMWFNYYQIDLNLSKGFEVFGTELEVSVDIKNLFNLKFLRLLYGDDLKRYLENPNLPDSERLPKTYDFSEPNIWEWYSYEVPPRKIYFQLAFKF, from the coding sequence GTGAATATATCTCCAAAGAACAAAAAAATTAAATCCTTGTCCCTCTTATTTCTTTTAATGGTTTACCCGGTTATATGTTTCGCTGGTAATACAGGTAAAATCGCTGGTAGAGTTACAGATAAAAATAATGGTGAACCATTGGTAGGTGCAAATATTTATATACAAGAATTGAATACTGGTGCTGCCACTGATATGAATGGAGAATATTATATCTTAAATATCTCTCCCGGTTCATATACTATCACTGTATCAATGGTTGGGTATGCAAAGATTTCAAAGAGCAATGTTTCAGTAATTATCGATAGAACTACAACGGTTGATTTTATTCTTGAAACTACATTAATCGAAGTCGAAGGCGTTTTGATTGTTGCAGAGCGTCCCGTAATTGATAAAGACCTTACAGCGAGTGAGCAAATTGTAACCGGAAATATTTTGGAAAAATCTGGTGCAAAATCAATTCATGATGCACTAGTCAGATTGCCTGGAATTATTGAAGATAATTCAAATCTTGCATGGCAGCGTGGATCAACAAAAGGATATATTCGAGGAAGTTCAAATGTGCAGGCTGTAGTAATGGTTGATAATCTCTCAGTTAATAGCGGGCTTGTTTCTGATAATTACACAGGATTTAATACATCAACGATTGAACAAATTTCTGTACTAACAGGTGGATACAATGCTGAATATGGTGAAGGCCGATCAGCTGTTGTGAATATCATCTCAAAGGAAGCACCAAAAGGAATCCATGGAACTTTAATTACCAGAATGCGACCGGCGGGCGTATATCATTTTGGCAGAAATATGTATAGCACAGAGAATAATGACTATAAAAGCACTGGAATAGATTACTGGACTCAGCAATCACAAGATGTGAATAGTCGTTTTTACCAAAAAAATCCAGATTCACTGCTAAATGCATGGAGGGAACAAACTACACCTAATGATGCTTTGGGTAAATACGCTGAACGACCAGAATATGAATATGAAGGTACTCTCTATGGTTCATTAACTGAAGATTTTAGTTTTCTTGCATCAGGTAGATTCAAACAAGGTGTTGGAATATTTCCTCAGGCAATACCATACAATCCAGAATTCAATATACAGGGTTATTTCAATTATAAGTTTTCTCCAGAATTCAAAATCCGTATTGGTGGATTTGTTGGAGGATATGAGAGTGCAGACTATACATCTTCAAATTTAAATACTTCGGAGATGGGGCAAGAAGCTGGTTGGCTAGCACCAATGAGAATCGACGAACAATATGCACGAGCAAAATATAATTTATTTGGAGCTCCATTCAGACAATGGCCTGAATTAAGGAGATGGTATCAATTTTATGGAAAGGCGACACACGTAGTCAATAACCAGTCATTTTATGATTTGACCTTTAGTTATTTAAAAGATAATTTAGATCGATCCGATAGGGATGACCGAGTTCCAGATTCTCTCTGGCTGTCAGATGTAGTATCCATGCATCCTAGATATACTTTGCAGGCATATTATCACACCTGGACAAAAATCAATACTGAATCATTTCAGTTAAAAGTCGATTACACAAATCAAATAACTAAAATTCATAATTTGAAAACAGGCTTCACATTTAAAGTTTTTGATTTTTATTACGAGAACTATGCGGCAGAATCTAAAAGCAATCGAGTAAACCTTATGAATGTGTTCGACGGTAATCCGTATGAGGGTAATTTTTATATCCAAGATAAAATTGAATTTCCTGGATTAGTTGTAAACGTTGGACTAAGAGCGGATTTCTTTAATCAAAACCGAAATGCACCAATAAATATGTTTGATCCTTTGGCATTTCAGATCGGCACTCCAGGCCATGATCCTGGAGCACCATTAGGAATTCCTGGCACACCGGAAAAAGAACGGACAAAGTTACAAATGGCAATCGCACCACGTCTCGGCATCTCACATCCAATTAGTGATAGAGCAGTCTTACATTTTGTATATGGTCATTTTTATCAGCGACCTTCGTGGACGAAAATGTTTGGTTTCCCATTTGTTAATTATGCAACTGCACGGGATAGTGTCTTAAATCCCTATGCAAAACAAACTACTTATATGGATGAATGGCAGGGTTATTATGGGAATCCAAAATTAGGATATGAAAAAACAATTCAGTACGAATTAGGAGTGGATTATAATATTGGCGATGTACTTAAATTAGATTTAACAGGATATTACAAAGATGGTTCTCGTGAAGCTGATGTCATTACCGGAGTGTATGCTGCAACTTATACAGCAACAAAGGCTTTAATGGTCAGCAACTCCGGTTATTCTGATGTCAGAGGAATTGAAACTAAAATCGATTCGAGATTTGATGGTATCTTTAATTTTGGATTAAGTCATGAAGTCTATTGGTCTTTTAATGGTGAAGTGGGATATAGAAGATTATATGAGCCAGGTTCACAGAGTATAAATGTTCCGAAAGGTCTTCGCCAGGAAAGTGGTGCTTGGGGCAATTATCATAGAATAAAAGGTTGGTTGAATTTATTTATTGATAAAAATGAAGGACCGGAAATCTTTGGCATAAAACCATTTAGCAACTTAAATGTTTTTATGAACTTTTGGTGGAGAAGCGGTGATCCGTATACATACCATGCCCCTGGAGATATCTCGACAGAACCAAATAATATGATGTGGTTTAATTATTATCAAATAGATTTAAATCTTTCGAAAGGATTTGAAGTATTCGGGACAGAGTTAGAAGTTAGTGTAGATATTAAAAATCTCTTTAACTTAAAATTCTTAAGACTGCTTTATGGTGATGATCTGAAACGTTATCTTGAAAATCCGAACCTTCCTGATAGTGAAAGATTGCCAAAAACTTATGATTTTTCCGAACCAAACATCTGGGAATGGTATTCTTATGAAGTTCCGCCAAGAAAAATATATTTCCAATTAGCTTTTAAGTTTTAA
- a CDS encoding LacI family DNA-binding transcriptional regulator has protein sequence MSYTLKDIAKKTGVSISTVSRVLHDDSKKYKISDETTARVKFVAKELGYRVNALARGLRQQKTSEIGIVVPDISNPFFSEVVKNLAAELRKRGYNFIVYDSDEDLNIEISGIKSLLEKRVDGFIIASVGQDYNHINTIKDLEIPVVIVDRCFDELDVDSVSVDNVKGSLLAVNYLIKEGHSRIAFIQGLSETYANETRLQGYKIALQNAGIPIDDQLIVGDDFRAFNGYLKTKSLLDLAVPPTAIFAAGDLIALGALEACRESNIRIPQDLSLITFDDPVFASYLSPALSAIEQPTLKIAEMAVAMLYNRIKNPGDDRRRILLEPKLNIRNSVANIVADIKKVSNHGILKSTMV, from the coding sequence ATGTCCTATACATTAAAAGATATTGCAAAAAAGACCGGAGTATCCATCTCAACGGTTTCACGTGTCTTACACGACGATTCGAAAAAATACAAAATAAGTGATGAAACCACTGCAAGAGTAAAATTTGTAGCAAAGGAATTAGGTTATAGAGTTAATGCTTTAGCCAGGGGACTTCGCCAACAGAAGACTAGTGAGATTGGCATAGTTGTACCTGATATTTCTAATCCTTTCTTCTCTGAAGTAGTTAAAAATCTTGCTGCTGAATTACGAAAAAGGGGATATAATTTTATTGTATATGATTCTGATGAAGATTTAAATATTGAGATTTCTGGAATTAAAAGCCTTCTTGAAAAACGTGTTGATGGATTTATCATTGCCTCAGTTGGCCAAGATTATAATCATATTAATACAATCAAAGACTTGGAAATACCTGTAGTAATTGTTGATCGTTGTTTTGATGAGCTTGATGTTGATTCAGTAAGTGTTGATAATGTCAAAGGGTCTTTACTAGCTGTTAATTATCTCATTAAAGAAGGTCATTCGCGTATCGCTTTTATTCAAGGATTGTCTGAAACTTATGCAAACGAGACCCGTTTACAGGGATACAAAATTGCTTTACAAAATGCAGGCATTCCTATAGATGATCAATTAATTGTCGGTGATGATTTTAGAGCATTCAATGGTTATTTAAAAACAAAATCTCTCTTAGATCTTGCTGTTCCTCCTACTGCAATATTTGCTGCTGGTGATTTAATTGCCTTGGGTGCACTTGAGGCGTGTCGAGAAAGTAATATAAGGATTCCTCAAGATCTTTCTCTTATTACATTTGATGATCCAGTTTTTGCATCATACTTGTCTCCAGCACTGTCAGCAATCGAACAACCTACTTTAAAGATTGCTGAAATGGCTGTAGCTATGCTGTACAACAGGATTAAAAATCCTGGTGATGACCGCAGAAGAATTTTGCTTGAGCCAAAATTAAATATTCGTAATTCAGTAGCAAATATTGTTGCTGATATAAAAAAAGTATCAAATCACGGAATATTAAAATCAACCATGGTTTAA